A window of Ruminococcus champanellensis 18P13 = JCM 17042 contains these coding sequences:
- the mfd gene encoding transcription-repair coupling factor: MQFFKDTILELSAVQELQKYLNRGVSPISFSGVSHIHKAQLLAALACDTPGLVVTEDDASARRLCDDINLMLGENRALPFPSKEMALTPVEGLSRSYEHMRLAALSAVQTGQCALLIASGEALLQPTLPPELLEQCTITLHAGEDYDIGTLAKQLTGCGYVRCEKVEGPSQFSVRGALLDVFPVQAAMPLRLEFWGDTLDSIAPFEVASQRRVDQQEQVTIPPAQETLVPQPELLAEKIEALAKSLRGKRAPELRIWLNRDAERLRGGEMLTDIDKYLPLLYPGTVTLLDYIPGTVWLSEHMAVQERMRGAQTQYMEDHRMLLEAGTLCKGLEGYLTEVPRMQEMLTERVCVYLDTFLQGGDRIPYRELLNIEAMQTAPWGGEIRQLTEDLSLYCKQGYRTMLVAGSEKTIGILCNDLRDSGIPCDIAAPDSVCQPGRVLLMIGSLTGGFAYPENKTALITQAKTMHARKKAKKHKKGEEIRALSDITAGDLVVHALHGIGRFVGIRKLELEGVTKDYITIQYAGKDVLYVPVTQLDMVSRYIGTRDDDHVKLHKLSSVEWQKTRNNVKRAAKDMADELIALYAKREKAEGFAFLPDDEIQAEFEERFPYVETDDQLQCIADIKADMQKPHPMDRLLCGDVGFGKTEVAMRAALKCVLSGKQCAILVPTTVLARQHYQTALRRFEQMPVNVELLSRARNPKQQAEILRKLSTGRIDILIGTHRLIQKDVIFKDLGLAIIDEEQRFGVAHKEKFKESFAGVDVLTLSATPIPRTLNMAMSGIRDMSVIEEPPQDRYPVQSYVVEYSDGVVAQALSRELKRGGQAYYLHNRVETIAACADRLQRLLPDARIAYAHGQMTEEAMSDIWRQLVDHEIDILVCTTIIETGVDVPNVNTLIIEDADRLGLSQLYQLRGRVGRSNRRAYAYFTFRREKVLTEVATKRLNAMREFTQFGSGFRIALRDLEIRGAGSILSGKQHGNMEAVGYDMYIRLLNEAIAEAKGEPIKKAAECTVDIQIDAHIPETYIESLTQRLEIYRRIAAVSTKLEKEDMLDELIDRYGDPPDSIVGLVDTALLRNTAAQLGITEIKQKRGMLLFYVEHPEPEQITALAAAYKGRIEFNSLAKPYIGVKAAKGEKTMKLMEDVLFAMWDAKPPQTPEN; this comes from the coding sequence GCTTGCCGCCCTGGCGTGTGATACGCCCGGTCTTGTTGTAACGGAGGATGACGCCTCCGCCCGGCGGCTGTGCGACGACATCAATCTGATGCTGGGGGAGAACCGGGCTTTGCCCTTTCCCTCCAAGGAAATGGCGCTGACCCCGGTGGAGGGGCTGTCCAGAAGCTACGAGCATATGCGGCTGGCGGCGCTTTCTGCGGTGCAGACGGGACAATGCGCCCTGCTGATCGCATCCGGCGAGGCACTGCTGCAGCCCACCCTGCCGCCGGAGCTGCTGGAGCAGTGTACCATCACCCTCCACGCCGGGGAGGACTACGACATCGGCACCCTGGCAAAGCAGCTGACCGGCTGTGGCTATGTCCGGTGTGAAAAGGTGGAGGGCCCCTCCCAGTTTTCCGTCCGGGGCGCTTTGCTGGATGTATTCCCGGTGCAGGCTGCCATGCCCCTGCGGCTGGAGTTCTGGGGGGATACCCTGGACAGCATCGCTCCCTTTGAGGTGGCATCCCAGCGCCGGGTGGATCAGCAGGAACAGGTCACCATTCCGCCTGCCCAGGAGACCCTGGTGCCCCAGCCGGAGCTGTTGGCGGAGAAGATCGAAGCCCTGGCGAAGTCCCTCCGGGGCAAGCGTGCGCCGGAGCTGCGGATATGGCTGAACCGGGACGCAGAGCGGCTCCGGGGGGGCGAAATGCTGACGGACATCGACAAGTACCTGCCCCTGCTGTATCCCGGAACCGTGACCCTGTTGGATTACATTCCCGGCACGGTGTGGCTCAGCGAGCATATGGCGGTGCAGGAGCGGATGCGTGGTGCGCAGACCCAGTATATGGAGGATCATCGGATGCTGCTGGAAGCCGGCACCCTGTGCAAGGGACTGGAGGGGTACCTGACGGAGGTGCCCCGGATGCAGGAGATGCTGACGGAGCGGGTCTGCGTGTATCTGGATACCTTTTTGCAGGGGGGCGACCGGATCCCCTACCGGGAGCTGCTGAACATCGAAGCCATGCAGACCGCTCCCTGGGGCGGCGAGATCCGGCAGCTGACGGAGGATCTTTCCCTGTACTGCAAGCAGGGCTACCGGACTATGCTGGTGGCAGGCTCGGAAAAGACCATCGGCATTCTGTGCAATGACCTGCGGGACAGCGGCATTCCCTGCGACATCGCCGCCCCGGACAGCGTGTGTCAGCCGGGACGGGTGCTGCTGATGATCGGCAGCCTTACCGGTGGCTTTGCCTATCCGGAGAATAAAACCGCTCTCATTACCCAGGCAAAGACCATGCATGCCCGGAAAAAGGCGAAAAAGCACAAAAAGGGCGAGGAGATCCGTGCCCTGTCGGATATTACCGCCGGGGATCTGGTGGTGCATGCGCTCCACGGCATCGGGCGCTTTGTGGGGATCCGGAAGCTGGAGCTGGAGGGGGTCACCAAGGACTATATTACCATCCAGTATGCGGGCAAGGACGTGCTGTATGTGCCCGTCACCCAGTTGGATATGGTGTCCCGGTACATCGGCACCCGGGACGATGACCATGTAAAGCTCCACAAGCTGTCCTCCGTAGAGTGGCAGAAGACCCGGAACAATGTGAAGCGTGCCGCCAAGGATATGGCGGATGAGCTGATCGCCCTGTATGCCAAGCGGGAAAAGGCGGAGGGCTTTGCCTTCCTGCCGGATGACGAGATCCAGGCGGAATTTGAGGAACGGTTCCCCTATGTGGAAACCGACGATCAGCTGCAATGCATTGCGGACATCAAGGCGGATATGCAGAAGCCCCATCCCATGGATCGGCTCCTGTGCGGCGACGTGGGCTTCGGCAAGACGGAGGTTGCCATGCGGGCGGCGCTCAAATGCGTCCTGTCCGGCAAGCAATGCGCCATCCTGGTGCCCACCACCGTGCTTGCCCGGCAGCATTACCAGACTGCCCTGCGCCGGTTCGAGCAGATGCCCGTGAATGTGGAGCTGCTGTCCCGGGCAAGAAATCCCAAGCAGCAGGCGGAGATCCTGCGGAAGCTGTCCACCGGCAGGATCGATATCCTCATCGGCACCCATCGGCTCATCCAGAAGGACGTGATCTTCAAGGATCTGGGCCTTGCCATCATTGACGAGGAGCAGCGGTTCGGGGTTGCCCACAAGGAAAAGTTCAAGGAGAGCTTTGCGGGGGTGGATGTGCTGACCCTGTCCGCAACCCCCATTCCCAGAACCCTGAATATGGCAATGAGCGGCATCCGGGATATGTCCGTCATTGAGGAGCCGCCCCAGGATCGCTACCCGGTGCAAAGCTATGTGGTGGAATACTCGGATGGGGTGGTGGCGCAGGCATTGTCCCGGGAGCTGAAGCGGGGCGGGCAGGCGTACTATCTGCACAACCGGGTGGAAACCATTGCCGCATGCGCTGACCGGCTCCAGAGATTGCTGCCGGATGCCCGGATCGCCTACGCCCACGGGCAGATGACCGAAGAAGCCATGAGCGATATCTGGCGGCAGCTGGTGGATCACGAGATCGACATCCTGGTGTGTACCACCATCATTGAGACCGGTGTGGACGTGCCCAACGTAAACACGCTTATTATAGAGGATGCGGATCGACTGGGACTGTCCCAGTTGTATCAGCTACGGGGCAGAGTGGGACGCTCCAACCGGCGTGCCTATGCCTACTTCACCTTCCGCCGGGAAAAAGTGCTGACGGAGGTTGCCACCAAGCGGCTCAATGCCATGCGGGAATTCACCCAGTTCGGCAGCGGTTTCCGCATTGCTTTACGGGATCTGGAGATCCGGGGCGCCGGCAGCATTCTCAGCGGCAAGCAGCACGGCAATATGGAGGCAGTGGGGTATGATATGTATATCCGGCTGCTGAATGAAGCCATTGCAGAGGCAAAGGGTGAGCCCATCAAGAAGGCGGCGGAGTGTACGGTGGATATCCAGATCGACGCCCATATCCCGGAGACGTATATTGAAAGCCTGACCCAGCGGCTGGAGATCTACCGGCGGATCGCCGCCGTGTCCACCAAACTGGAGAAGGAGGATATGCTGGACGAGCTGATCGACCGGTACGGAGATCCTCCGGATTCTATTGTGGGACTGGTGGATACGGCGCTGCTGCGGAATACGGCGGCGCAGCTGGGCATTACGGAGATCAAGCAGAAGCGGGGCATGCTGCTGTTTTATGTGGAGCATCCGGAGCCGGAGCAGATCACGGCACTGGCTGCGGCATACAAGGGGCGGATCGAATTCAACAGTCTGGCAAAGCCCTATATCGGTGTGAAGGCAGCCAAGGGAGAAAAAACCATGAAGCTAATGGAAGATGTGCTGTTTGCCATGTGGGATGCAAAGCCCCCGCAGACCCCGGAAAACTGA
- a CDS encoding NPXTG-anchored protein, with product MKISKILASVSVCALAASAMAISAFAEVTNGNTIGDDGKKFYSVDVMADYDVTAIYGVTFDLTWTDGGKGCGGGVGFNSESTGWKSIEYGNEGSDKALILDANGDFTYTSENPIFAASDTYAQIWVQNWWGAEVTFENITVLGKDGKPLAKKGADDSKGDDTKTDDTKKDDTKKDDTKKDDTKKDDAKTDNTKKDDTKKDAAKTGDAGVGLALAGLTIAGAAAFVTKKRK from the coding sequence ATGAAGATTTCAAAAATTCTGGCAAGCGTTTCCGTTTGCGCACTGGCAGCTTCCGCAATGGCAATCAGCGCATTTGCTGAAGTAACAAACGGCAACACCATTGGCGATGACGGCAAGAAGTTCTACAGCGTGGACGTTATGGCTGATTACGATGTAACCGCTATTTACGGCGTAACCTTCGACCTGACCTGGACTGACGGCGGTAAGGGCTGCGGCGGCGGTGTTGGCTTCAACAGTGAGTCCACCGGCTGGAAGAGCATTGAGTACGGCAACGAGGGCTCCGACAAGGCTCTGATCCTGGATGCAAACGGCGATTTCACCTACACTTCTGAGAATCCGATCTTCGCAGCAAGCGATACCTACGCTCAGATCTGGGTACAGAACTGGTGGGGCGCAGAGGTGACCTTTGAGAACATTACTGTTCTGGGCAAGGACGGCAAGCCTCTGGCAAAGAAGGGTGCCGATGATTCCAAGGGTGACGACACCAAGACTGATGACACCAAGAAGGACGATACCAAGAAGGACGACACTAAGAAGGACGATACCAAGAAGGATGACGCTAAGACCGACAACACCAAGAAGGACGACACCAAGAAGGACGCTGCCAAGACCGGCGACGCTGGTGTAGGTCTGGCTCTGGCTGGTCTGACCATTGCCGGTGCAGCTGCATTCGTAACCAAGAAGAGAAAGTAA
- a CDS encoding NPXTG-anchored protein → MKKFVTAAMSCAIAFAACAGMSVSAEKADTYSAWLVGTIGGNQIWEKADAEVASITGNGSYTVNWKLDQGSDSVSCLILKTDINLYDYAPEDVTAEKLLDESSAKIVIDSVSVDGAPISYKMSDGAFTVDDDGSTIRVNLMNEWGQKVNIYDVPAKTNIAESISVSFTVSGLDQDADKDDSKGDDTKQDDTKQDNTKTDNTKKDNTKTDNTKKDDTKKDAAKTGDAGVGLALAGLTIAGAAAFVSKKRN, encoded by the coding sequence ATGAAGAAGTTTGTAACCGCAGCGATGTCCTGTGCTATTGCATTTGCAGCATGCGCAGGCATGAGCGTGTCCGCCGAGAAGGCTGATACCTACAGCGCATGGCTGGTAGGCACCATCGGCGGCAACCAGATCTGGGAAAAGGCTGATGCAGAGGTGGCTTCCATCACCGGCAACGGCTCTTACACCGTAAACTGGAAGTTGGATCAGGGTTCCGACAGTGTATCCTGCCTGATTCTGAAGACAGATATCAACCTGTATGATTACGCACCGGAGGATGTGACTGCTGAAAAGCTGCTGGACGAATCCTCTGCAAAGATCGTGATCGATTCCGTGTCCGTTGACGGCGCACCCATCTCCTACAAGATGAGCGATGGGGCTTTCACCGTTGACGATGACGGTTCCACCATCCGTGTCAATCTGATGAACGAGTGGGGACAGAAGGTAAACATTTACGATGTACCGGCAAAGACCAACATTGCCGAGTCCATTTCCGTTTCCTTCACCGTTTCCGGTCTGGATCAGGACGCTGACAAGGATGATTCCAAGGGTGACGACACCAAGCAGGATGATACCAAGCAGGATAACACCAAGACTGACAATACCAAGAAGGATAATACCAAGACTGACAACACCAAGAAGGACGACACCAAGAAGGATGCCGCAAAGACTGGTGATGCAGGCGTGGGTCTGGCTCTGGCTGGTCTGACCATTGCGGGTGCGGCTGCATTCGTGAGCAAGAAGAGAAACTGA